TCCTGCAGCACTTTTTTTTGTCTTATTTATACCTAGGTGTCCTGCCCATGAGTCGTCATGAAAAAGGCTGAGCAAGTCCTTGGTAAGcggagatggcgccaccagtttATCGTAAGACTGTCCTCGCCTAACTTGTTACTTACGGTATAGGACACCGTTTCTCTCTTCGAAGCGAATGTTTTTTGACGGTTTATTATATGTTATTATAGGTTTACAAGAGCGCTCAGAGTGTGACTCATACAATGATATAGCCTTTTACTATGACTTAACGCAAATAGTTCAGGAAAGTACACGACCGGCAGGCGCTGCGGAATCTATCCTGGATTTAGTGAATCTCCACGGGTGCTTCGACAATAACGAAGTAACAATTTACAAGGAAGTACCAGATCACAAATTAGCATTCGCGCAAATAAAGAACACTACTGTGCGTAATAAACTCGAAGAACACGCCATATTGTGCCTAATTTCTCGAAAGCCGATTACACTAGTGTAATTGATTATCTCTCATACTCCTTAGGTCATTTCAGCACTGAGTCTGACGTCAAGGTAATGTCGGCTGAATATAAAGCTCTTCTTTTCTATTGCACTAACAGCTTCATACCAGTTACAAAGAAAAAGGCAAACAAGAGAAACCCATAGATTACCCGCGAGATCATCCACCTTAAGCGCAGGATCAATCGCaaaaaagagaaaacgaaaagaaatcgTCAAAAAATATCAAGCATGTCAGCGATACTCCGAAAGGTGATAACGGAAGCCAAAAATAAACATCACGCAGAAACCCTAACAAACTTCATGAAATCATCCCCGCAACGTTCTTGGCGCTACTTATCGGAAAGTCATAACGAATCTTACAGTGTAGGCGTAAACAATGCGCTTCTTACTGACCCCGTGGGGTTATATCATCATGCTTTAATTCCTATTTCCAGTCAGATTTTGCTGCTTCAGATCAAGTTGCTTCATTGCCCTTTCCTCGACATCAGTACCATTGCCCACTAATGCCTGACATAACAGTAACGTACGAAACAATTCTGTCTCTTGTTTTAGACAtggataaaaaaaatatgttggcCCGGATAAAAGACTGAACGTATTTTTACGATGACATGCGGAAAGGGTACCCCACTGCTTAGAAATAATAATTACTGTGTCAATCACTCAAAAGGAACTTCCAGACGATAGGCTGGTGGCAAAAGTAATCCCAATACCCAAAACAGGCGACAAGCAGCAAATGgaaaattatcgtcccatatATGTGACCTGTGTTTGCTGCGAGCTACTCGAACATATTTCGAAATCCATATAAATTATTTTGAACTTAGCAAAACCATTTTTCGATATCAACACGGGTTTAGGCAACGCCTTTCTACCACCGCGCCGCTAATGGAAACCATCAACGACTTTTCTAGCACTTTGAGTAACAAAAACAACTTCACGCAATTTGTTTAGGCatctctaaagcctttgatagAGGGGTTCGTTCTCTATTAATCAGTAAATAGGCAAAAATGgaaattaatttttatttgttACAAGGGATCCAAGCATATCTGTCCGGTATAACGCAGTATGTGGAAGTGAATGCCATAAAGTCGACCACCCTTCCTGTGAGCTCAGGCGTGCCGCAGGCTCTGTTTTAGGCGCTGTTTTATTTTTGGCATATATTAATATCAGTTCCGTTATTAGTGACGTATGTTTGTAGTATTAGTATGTTTGTACGCAGATGATTGTCGACTTTAGCGGGAAATTAATGACGTCAATGATCATAAATTGCTGAGTGACTCTCTTGCTGCAATTGAAATGTAGTGTGAAAACTGGAAAATGAAGATAAATGAACAAAGGATAGTTGTTTTCAGGGTATCCAACATGATAAAGAATGCTTCAGACCACAAATACTTTGCGAACCCCCGAATACTCGCTACAGTTGCTACACTCAAATACTTACGGATAACTATTAATTACCAAGAGCCCAAGCTGGAAAATGCATAACCCAAATATCGCGAGCAATACCTCAAAAAAATTTTGGTTTCTGCGCGAGAAGTGGAAGCTTTCGCCTCAGTCTGTCAAACTAACCGCGTTTCTTGCCTATGGGATGCCAGCGTTAGAGTACGCAAGCATTATATGGGACCCGTTCCAAATGCGTTTAATAAACTAACTTGAAAGGGTACACAGaagggctgcacatttcattttgtCCAAGCATTCCTCCGTCGACTCGGTAACAAAGGTATTAAACATGCTTCAACTACCACCTCTATCCCAGCGGTGCCTATAGTGGCAAGACTAAAACTCCTATTTTTGCTCTCTAAGCACCATTTTAACATTGACTTTGCAGATTACTTAGCTTTCCCAAAAAAGCTAATTCTCAGAAAAAATCATAACTCAATCTTTGTTGAGGCACAGCTTCATATGGACGCATGTGCATACTTATTCTTACCTCGAACAATAAGAGAATAGAACGCCCTCCCATCACCGGTTATGCTGTGCACCTCAGCTGAAACCTTGGAAAACGCATAATGACGTTATTACTAACCGGAAAATTTGTTTGCTTCTATTCTTGTACATATATTTGTATCAACTTGTAGGTGTACCACATATCGTCTGTTTTATGGATTCGAATGTTTTTTTATGAATTAGAAGAGTGTTTGCCACTGTTAAAATTATTAGTTTATCTGATTTCTATCAATGTCATGGTATTGATGTAATTTCGAAATGAATTGTCGGAGTGTTATGACAagttgcctgctttttttttgtcacaggcACTTCAATGATGGGTTTCACTGTTGTAACACCCAGTTTGTATTTTGTTTACCTGCTGTTCAAATTATTACTTTTCCGCCCTTTCTATGACTGACACGTAATCGTTCTAATTTATTGTTGTAACACCCAGTTTTGTATTTGTGATGCCTTAAATCCCGCTCTGTAACGCCCTTATGGCcaacagtattgtaaataaatgacACCGGGTGGAAACTCTCCTGCATCATGATTATGTGCGAGAACACACCGATACCGCAGCCAAAATGTTTGAGGATTTTAGGGCTCCATGTACCGAAAGACAGTGGGCCCGCCGGTACAATACAACACTTGCTTAGACAAGGAGAGCAAGTCCTTCACATGATGCGAAGAGTATCGAATTGAAACCGTGGAATAAAAGAAGCAGCCATGCTACACCTTCGCGACACGTTGCCTATATTCAGAGTCCGATGCCCTTTGCCTTATACCTATCTCCGCAAACAAGACACGGCACGCATCGATACGTTAATTGGCAAGGCTGCCAAACTAGCATTCGGACTCTCCGTTAGCACGAGCACACAACTGCTGACCGACATATGCTGTCACAATACCATAATCAAAATATTGACCCCGCACAAACAAACGCGGAAGAAGTGGCCGAAGAAAGCAGATGTACTTCACGTCGGCTCCGTCTTCGTTTAATGATTTCGCAGGGAAATCACAGAAAATCACCGAGTTTTTGCTACCATCTCACGCAGCACGTTACCAAGAATCTACTGATACCAACTTCGAGGTGGGAATCCCATTTTTCGAATTTCTACGACAAATTTTCGTCTGCGCCACGCCGGCAACCGCAGTGGTGGCTGCCGCGAGCCTACCTATAGGCGCACCTGTGAAAGAAGAGTACACGTGGCGCGCGCCCACGCTCGCTCCTGACGGAAGAAATGGAGGTTCTCGTACAAGGGGAGAACATTTCCCAAGAATTCGAGGCCAGCACGGGCTGGAGTACCGTCGTCTCAAAAATGCAAGCCGTGGGGACATCCGATAGGAGCAGTTTCGACGCCCACCTCGCCACCGGCGGAAAGAAGCAGAAGCGCGAGCAGAAGCTGAAACAGTTGTTAATCAAGGCCAGCCGCATGCCATATCTACCGAAGGGTGATTTCAAGACAATCATCCACCCAAAGGGAGGCCCAGGATTGGCGAATTAGGAGCGACCCGAGTAGCCTCGTGCATCTACCAAGCTGCTGATATACCCGGGGAGCACAGGGAAGACGACACCGTGTGCCTAAACGTACCGCAGAACATTATCATAGTAAGTACCCCCAGTGAAGCCAACGCAGACCTATACCAAAGAGTCGAACGCCTCGTGGCCAACAGCCAGGCCTATGAGACCAACACATACGAATCGGCACCCGATTTAACTTCCAAAGAAGTCATCAGGGGTATACCTCTCGAAGATTCACTCCGGGAAATCACGGCCCCGGTGATGTCCAGGGGAGAATTTTACGGCGATCACTGCGCAACGACTCCGCAATACCACCACGGTTATCGTGCTGTTTTCCGGACTGAAAGTTCCCTCCTTCGCCCGCTTTGGAGGCGCACTCATCAGGTGAGCGTTGTACAGAAAAAAACTCGACCTGTGCTTCCAATGCGGCAGACTGGGCCACCGCATGGACGTGTGCCCCAGTCCGCAGAACCGCATCTGTAAAGGCTGCAGCACGGCCAACACAGGCCTCGACCACCAGTGCAATCCCCTTTGCCAACTTTGCGGGGGTGAGCTTTTAACCGCCGATAGGAATTGCAAGGCTCGCTTCGAGACGCCATATATAGTCAAGAGACGACGTTGGTAAGGACAACGAGAAGAGCAAGAATTCCTAGCATCGGAGGCTATGAGGGAATCAGTTGGACGCCCTTCCCGCGAGACCAGGCCCCGATCACGCTCGAGGGCCCACAAGAGAACCAGAAAGTCCAGATCGCGGAGCCGCACACCCGGACCAGCCCGAACCAGATCCAAGCCGTATGCGTTCGCGGTAACGCCGCGACGGAGGCGGCCCGGCGGTAGAAGAGGCCACGAACAAGTTGAGCTGGGCGGACGTGGTCAAAGGCTCGTCGCGCCGCTGCGGATCTGAGGAGACTGCAGCTTCTAGGGTAATAGCAGAAATGAGACGGGAAAATGCATAATTGAGAGAATTAATCTCACACCTCACGAGAGAAATCCAAGATCTTAAGAATAGTCAAAGGGTGGAGATATCACCCCGTCTGAGTATTTGTAGTGCAGATGCAGCCACGGTAACCCCTGATAATCGCATGGAGGAGGAGGACAACCTGCCGCCTCCTAAGAGAAAGGCTCCGGCTGTTAGCAGCCAAACCAGATCACAACTGGCAGACCTAGGGCAGAAATTAACGGAAATGCAAAAAGTGCTTAAAGAACAAGCGGAACCCATCGGCATAATGTCGATCATAATGTCGAGACTTGACAAATCCGAAAACAAGGTGGACAACCTAAGTCTTAGGGTAGCCAAACTGCAGCCAGTTACCACCGCAGGGGCCGCCATAACTGGCCTCGCATCTAATCAATTCTACGACGCCGCTGCAAACACTGTAGCAACATCTGGGGTCGTTCAGACCACCACCCAACGACCAGGCCAAAACAGGCAAACACTGTAAAATAGGCGCACTGACGATATGGCAGTGAAATTGCAGGAGTTATGCCTTAAAAAAAGCGGTCCTGCAAAAGCACCTTAAAAGCAAATTGAAAACCGATGTAATAATGCTACAAGAAACACACGGATTAGCAAAACTCTCCGGTTACCAAGCCATTGGTCTCCCATCCGGGGAGAACCACGCGGTAACCACTTTGATCAGGAAAGGCTTAGTGGTCGTTCTTAACGACATTAAGGTAGTGCAGATTAAACAATCTTTCGTAGAAATTATACCCAAAAGCAAGAGCCGATCCAGCACGTTTATCCTCAATCTATACAGCAACCCCGCGCTCATACGACAGCGCTTCCTAACGCTCTTTAGGAGGGCCACCGACATTGCGGGCTCCCATCCCCTGCTAATCGGGGAGATTTTAACGCACCGCACGGAGAGTGGGGCTACGCCTATACGAGAGCCAAAAGCAAGGCTTTATGGCAGAATATACAGGAGACAGGCCTGACCCTCATCCCCGACCCCAGCTCCCTCACCACAATGGGAACCGGGCTGACAAGTTAGTGAACGTTAGTGAACGCCACGAGAAGAGCCAGTTGGAATAACGCGTTCTAAGACCTTGGTAGTGCCCACAGAATTCTCGAAACAATCTTATTGGAGAATTCAAAGATCGAACCCACCAAAACATTCAAATGGACGGGCTGGGACCAGTACCGCAAGAATCGAGCCGGCATGACGCACGCGCCCATTACAGCCATTGAACAATGGGCCgaaaaagtgttggctgacatCAATAAAGTAAAAAAGACCGTGAGGCCAGAACTTCCGGTCGAGGAGATTGACAGCCGCCTGGTGCACATGTGGGAGGCCAAACGATTGCTTCAAGCCTGGCGGCAGAAACAAAGACACAATAGGTAGTTGCGGAAACGTGTAGAGTTActcaacaaacaaatagaagaacactgTAGAACACTTAATAAACAGCAACGGGGTGAGATCTGCAACGCGATAGACGGACGGATGGGCACCAGTCACACATGGCGCCTACTCCGCCACCTGCTAGACCCGACCAAGACCAAGGAAACACATAGGGAAACCATGCGCAACCTAATAAACACACACGTCAAGGATGAGGAAGAAATCCTTTCCGAACCCTGCGACAGATACGCAGAACCCGACTATTTAGCAAGAGGAACAAACGGGAAAACCCAACTTCTTTCTGAACAGAGATTTTGGCGAGGCGGAATTCTGGGCCGCTTTGCAAAAGCTAGACAGCAAGTCGGACCCGGgaccggacggcgtaactaataAGCCCCTTCGTAATCTCGACCACGAGACCATCTCCGAACTGACCAAGTACACTAACGATTGCTGGACCCGAGGATGCATCCCCGACCAGTGGAAAGGAGCGAAactggtgctcatccccaaaccagcgAAACCCTCAGATATCGACAACCTTTGACCAATATCTCTTACAATGTGCGTCGCCAAGTTGATGGAGGACGCCTTCCTCACCCCGATCAACGCACACTTGGACGATGTCGAAGCGTATCCGGACACCATGCTCGGGTTTCGAGCTCATCTctccacgcaggatgcaatgttgcAAATCAAACACCAGATACTCGACAACAAGACAAGAGGTACCAGGGCCATTCTAGCATTAGACTtcaagaaagccttcgacaatGAAGCTCCCGCAGCTATACTACGCTGCATTGCCACACTCCATCTAGGAAACCGAGCGCACAGCTATGTTCAGGATTTCCTCACAAACAGGAAATTCTCCTTAATGCTGGGCAAACTCGCATCCGAAGACAGGAACATGGGTAGTGTCGGCAACCCGCACGGCTCGGTCATCTCGTCGATGCTCTTTAATCTCATTATGATCGGCCTCCCCGTGcgcctcaacgccatcgagggagtgcatcacacaatatacgccgacgacattacgatCTGGGTGTACGAGGGAAGCGATGGAGAAATCGAACAGTGGGTACAGAGCGTGGTCGAGGTGGTGGAAGAGTACCTCGTCGGAACCGGTCTtgtctgctcgccagaaaaagACCTCCCAAGGCTCACATCCAGCATGCTGCATACAAAGAAATTTGCATACGCACAAAAGACGGACAAGAAATTCCCAGGGTGAAGCAGATTAAGGTGCTCAGACTTATCATAGAATCGAACGGCACCAACGGAGAAACGGTGAGCCATTTGGAGACTAAGAACACGAACACGATGATgctcatcagaagaatcaccaacagacaCCAGGGTATGAGGAAGGCCAGCGTCGTCAGACTCATACACTCCTTCgttattagccacattacctatgtggccgccggccacaactggtacgcggccgaatatgccaaactgaacaccctcattagaagaacacacaagatggcactgggccATCGAGACAGCACAACCACGGAActtctgctacagctgggcgtccacaacacgctcgaagagttaattgaggcacaccaAATCTCGCAACTCGAGAGACTAGGGAAGACACGAACGCGCAGGAGCATCCTGGACAATCTCGGGATAAGTTATCGCAAGCAGCATGGCAACAAGACATTCAGTCCAAGCGCGATcagggaaaagctgcaggtggctaatctacccaagaacatgaacgccaaattcaatcagggtcgaagagagagtagagccaaaGCGTTATTACAAGCCTTCAgtagggacaaggaagcgctgttCACAGACTCTGCAGAATACGAGGGTCGACGTGCTTTCGCAGTGGCAGTCCTTAATACCGAcaaacaattggtcagttcttgTAGTATACGGGGCAAAACccccgaggtagcggaagaggtggcgatagccctagctATCGTTAACCCCAGTGGCAGatacgtactcagtgactcgcagacggcggtcacAAACTATGCACAAGGTAGAATTTtgccgaaggctgaggctatacataaagccaacgcgaactatgtcaccCCCGAGGAGACGGAGCATCGACACATTATATGCTAAAAgacgttttttgccgcaatttaaAGCACACAAAAGGAACACACATATAGGCAACAACTAggccaactaggccaacaagcagttctgtttaCACATTATATGGTTTCCGGATCACACGTaccccgacacccccgtacccaacctcaacgaggaggtccaccgcgtagcgcgaggtctcatAATCCGCGCCCGCGTAGAAGGATCCTCTTTTGGTGTTGGAAATtcaacggaggcatggacagagagggaaagaatgaccaggtactgtgataatacaaaattttatcaaaccTCCAGGCGTGTGTATCCACCCCCATACCCAAACTCGACaaggcccaagcggtagactgcaGGCAGTTACAAGCCAAGACCTTCCCCAACGCGGTccgtctcaggaggatatatccagACATCTATTCCGACGGTAACTTCAAACTATGCTGCAGGGgtcacgcatctcttagacacattctctgggaatgtgaggttatatgcagagaaaatgcagtttccccagatgaagatgcggcgcgatggacggccgcgttgcacAGCTCGAACCTccaaaatcaactatgggccattcAGCAATCTCCTGAGctggcgaggagacaggatctccagACCTACTCGGGGGcagcctaggcccaggccacgcaTTTGCCGGATAGTAGTGTGCCCAGTGCACTGGACACAGCATATGTAAAAATCAACGTCATAGCATACATACCGAATGTGAAGTGATGCCTTAAGTGGGACAGGTTCGGACATGCATCGTAATTATGCAAAGACAAAGAAACATGCGTGCAGTGTAGTGCCAGTGGCCATCCATCTGACATTTGCAGTGGCCCTGCACAATGCGTCAATTACAAGGGCGATGATCTAGCTTACTCACGgcgctgcccttgctggaaaagagaaaacGAAATCATCGCAATCACTGTAAAGGAAAACATTTCGTTATATGAAGCGAGGAAAAGCCTTGGTCACTTACCTCATGTAAGTTATGCCAGTGCTGTGCGGCATGAGGCAGCGCCACACTGCTTTCATGAGTCTACAGTGTCCACGTCTGGCACGACACCGTGACTAGAATGGAGCCCTTACCATTTAAATTCTTCCAGGCTGCCATGCTGCTGGGCGTTGCTGTTCCTGCTCCGGTAATGAACATGCTTTCCCGCGGGCAAGTCACGGGGGCTGCGCATCCCCATCACTGGACGCTACCGCCAGTTTTGGACCCGGAGCAGCTAACCGGCTGGCAACATCTATGTGATGTTGCTTCCCGGCTTCCTTAACAAACCATAATTCCTTCCGCAACCAAGTCAGCAGTCATCTTTCAATAACACCCTTTTAATCTGTTCACCAACTTATTGCTTTTCATTGCTATTTCTCACCTGCATCGTGGTTTGTACTGCGCATCAGTTACATTTTTTAAAGTGCTGTATCTCTTGTGTTTGAATGCTTTATAGTAGAAATGTATGGGTGCTAAATTTTGAGGTCAGTAATTATCATATTTGGTTATTTCAATTTTCTAAATATCTATTGGTCGACGCTCTCCGTATCGGCCACGGATCTTGCCGCGCATACCTTTCTCAGCAATTGTCTTGACTTTTCATTAACCCAACTTATTAGTCAAGCAACACGACCCACTGAAACTTAGTTTTAACTAACAATCCTGATATATTTCCCGACATAACTCATGAAGCAGGCATCGCTGACCATGAGGCTATAACTGGATACATTAACTTTTGCGCGAGCAAAAAAATAATTACCAAAAAGAAAGTAAGATGTTACGATAAAGCCAATTTCGACGCAATTAACCATGAATTAGCAACATTTTCAGATCCATTTCTGCATGATTTTCATTCACGTTCCATTGAGCAGAACTGGGTCCTTTTTAAAGCCACCTTCAGTTCAGTCATTGACACCTACATTCCTATGTTGTCTATTTTCTGGAAAAACAGTTCTCCTTCGTTTACCAACAAGCTTCGGCGGCTTGGTAACAAAAAGAAGAGACTGTACAAACACTTAAAGCTGACTGGTCTAGCGAGTGCCCATGATAAACACAAAGCGTGTGAAAATGCTTATAAGGCTTTGCTAAAATCTACTCGCGataacttttttttctcctgatttaccatccatgctaaaaaataatactCGTCGCTTTTGGCGTGTTGTGAACCCTGGAATTCGAGCTGACATCAGTCTTATTGACTCTTATGGTGTTCCTATCGCCGATTCAGATTGCGCTCAACTTCTTAATGATACGTTTGTAACAATTTTCACTCATGAAAACGTTAACTCATTGCCAACTT
Above is a genomic segment from Dermacentor andersoni chromosome 8, qqDerAnde1_hic_scaffold, whole genome shotgun sequence containing:
- the LOC140219973 gene encoding uncharacterized protein, with amino-acid sequence MCVAKLMEDAFLTPINAHLDDVEAYPDTMLGFRAHLSTQDAMLQIKHQILDNKTRGTRAILALDFKKAFDNEAPAAILRCIATLHLGNRAHSYVQDFLTNRKFSLMLGKLASEDRNMGSVGNPHGSVISSMLFNLIMIGLPVRLNAIEGQSPELARRQDLQTYSGAA